The region AAAGCCCCTTGTGAATCAATAAGTCTGTCTAAGTCTAAGCAACTGAAAACGTTTCCTGGTTGTTCGTTCACACGTCTTGATCAGCAGTATATTGGTAAATATCCTAAGAATATGATCATACCAGAGCAGGTTGGGAAAGGTAAGTTCCATTCCCCAGTTGGTAAGCATTTAATCTCTTCTGGTCCATCCAAAGCATAGTCATCACTGCAGCGGAACCTTAATTTGTGTCCGATTcgtattgtttgattccctgctgGCAGCTCATCTACAATAAGGTGAGGCTGTGGTGCTCCAACGGTACAAGCAATgtctgggatgggggggggggggacatatataaaatatatataacatatgaaACGTTCTCTGGAGTCATTTTGAATACAATATTGCTGTTGAGGCAGTTACCTTCACAAGTAGGGAACGGCTTATCCCAAAGTCCATCTTTACCGCATATTAACAATGAACTGCCATGCAGTTGTTTTCCAGGAATGTCACAACTGAATGTAAGGAAGCGGTCCGGAAGGATGCCATCTGCATTATCTGGTAAACCTTTGACAGTGATTCCTCCATGTGTGGGCGGGGGGTCACATAGCAAAGCTACAAAGACATAACAAGTCCATTTGTTCACAAAATAATTagcaattcatttattatccaaGGTTTATCCTGTCACAGGAGACTACACATACAAGAATAATTAATATAACATGCAAggttttggaatgtaggagaaaACTGGATTAAAGTCATTGCACgattaatattttgatgttttttttgccgACAAGCTATCATTAAAGCAGGGATAACTCTCAAAGAGCCATCTAATTTTTCAAATTGCCCTCAGCACAtttcaaaaatacaattaaacaccTAAAGAGCAAAAACGGAAACAAGAGCAgtcattttatataaaaaagacaaaatattaagagaatacaGAGAATacagtcgtaatattatgagaaacaaacaaaaagaaagaataaagttaaaattttagaaaatttAGGTCTGGAAAAATTTACATTATTacgataaagtcataatattatgatgctaAAGATACAATGTTAAGAGGAAAAATGCATGAGaagccaccccccacccccatggcGAGTTTAAGAAACCaccaagaataaacaaaaacctAATAAAAATTTCTGCTGTACAACAAATGCGATTTTTgagtacattttacattttgttaatAAATTCTGGTTTTGATTCATATTTTGAAGACTTACGTTCGCATATTGGTACATGGTTGGTCCATTTCTCCAGCAAACAAGTCCTGGTGTCCGTCTTACTCACCATTTGATAGCTACAAAAAGAAATCAGATTGTTTTAAAGGTGAAATATCATAGAAACAAGCATTTCTcagcattgtattgtattgttcttATTAAAACAATATCAAGGTTGAAAAGATGCAGCTTAtatatcatggtttttcaaacatATGGCACATTCATATGTTgatgtaatattctacactggtcacttggtgtcagtgatgaagaaataacaataacataataattgttataataacaAACGCTGCTGTTGCAGACAGTATCATCAActtcaagctaaaactcaattctgaacccccaacatcacttcctgtcctccacacatccCGAATACATTCACTGCAACATACATGTGCAcaggttttatttatgtcttatattgcttatttattcttagtatgtctactatattatataacatgatctatccatccatcaattttctgtacCTATTCTGTACTAGGGATACGGGtatgcctatcccagctgtccttttGGGCGGGAGGCAGGCTATACCCTGGATTagttgtgtaaaggtgactatagaggtgttatttcatgtctagagggctctaataatattaaaaactggtAATCGTagtttgcggaaattcacttatcatagtGGGATCCAGTTAACGGCGTTAAACAAAGGCTTATTGTATTACATAATGATCcatccatatttttttataccccttgttctcactagggtcacacgtgagctgaagcctatcccagctgtccttttgggcgagaggcagggtacatcctggactggtagtgtaaaggtgactataggggtgttatttcatgtctagagagctctaataattataaaaagttttatttagaaggctgtaaacaggttttctatgctctgtgtaaatatttgatttataaatgagAACTCATAACTTATAGAAATTAACCACGTTAAACAAATGCTCGTTGTTAAACTATgccagattcttttttttttcatgattgtcacacttaaatgtttcagactttaaatattaaatactttaaatattgtctatgacaacacaactgtcAACACAAAGAGCAGCTTTTAAatgaaagtttttattattaagggagaaaaaacatCCAACCCTAAATGGCCCTGTgttaaaaagtgattgccccttaAACCTGGTTATATTTGTctgatgaaacatttaagtgtgacacaatgcaaaaaataaaaacatgctaggttaattggcgactccaaattgtccataggtatgaatgtgagtgtgaatggttgtttgtctatatgtgccctgtgattagctggcgaccagtccagggtgtaccccgcctcacgcccgaagacagctgggataggctccagcacccccgcgaccctcgtgtggaaaagcgatagaaaatgaatgaatgaatgaataaggaaGAATCGGTCTTCAAATCAACTTACCCTTCGTCGCATAAGTATTTGATAGTTGACCCAAAAACAAAGTCGTCACCCTGGATTAGTTGAAAACGGCCATTTGGAGTGTTTTCAGGAAGTGGACATGGCTTCACTGTAATGAAGAAGACAAAGATGATTTCAAACCAGAAACCAATATGTTGGTAGTTATTTTGGAGAAGCCAAGTAATTACTAAATTGAAATTGATGTCGGTAAACACACTCAGCACTCCTCTGAGTATAAGACATGAAGTTGGAGTATTAAACGAAGTATAATCTGCAAAACTGAATTGAACTCACAGGTGCAACTTCCTTGTTTGACTGCCACCCAGCCATCATTTGAACATATGTATCTGATGGTGATTCCTGACGTGTAACCAGTTTCACAAGTGAAATGTATCACATCTCCTTGTTGGTACTCAGTCTTTTTGGTCTCCTCTGACACATGGCCGTGAGGAACATCTGGAAGCGTCGGACACACTAACAAACAGCAACATGGGTTAAGCAATTATTTAGTTCATGTGCTAAAACAACACAATATGATGCAGTGAAGTTAACTTATTGTAAATGGAAACAGAATAATAATCTTTCAAAGCTTTCAAACCGaactataaaaacaaataagatTTCTTCAAACAGAACATAAAAGTAAAGAAAACAAAGTCCACCTTACCGTTGTCCGAAAAAGAAACCTTCACATTCCCCCACAGTTGTAGTAACAAAAGTAATACATGCAGTCGCATTGTAGCTTGCAGCTGTGTAGTGACAAGAGCTGAGGCCAAAACCTTGAACAAATGCTCAGTTCTTGTCTATTTGTCCCCAGCTGCAGTCCACTGAGGGTCAAAACATGGACTACACAGTGGGATTGCACAAAAACAGGACTCGATGTGGTGCCTTTAACACACTCGGCACACAGTTCACTCTCTCCACAAATGTTCACACAGTACGTCTGGTGCAATTGCAAATCGATAACCTGAGTCTCTTTATGTAAACAATATActtgaaaactaaaaaaaaaggacagaacaacaacaataataacagttGTGTGCCATCAGGGCCAGCAGAACATTCTTTGCAGGCTTAAACACTGTCAGAGAAACACAAgtcttttggttttttttgtcatgagttaaacaattttttcaatatatacaaaatactgtcacaaaatgtcatttttccacCACTTTTCCGATGGGTCATTCTTTTTTCCTCAGCTGTCACGAAATCGCATTTTTTCTTCAAGTTGCTGAAACAAACCATACATCGGGGGTCGGCGAGAGACGGCAAAAAAGACACCACTTTTCCAACGGATcaatttttgtctgtttttttcagGCCGCGGCTGTCctgaattgactttttttttcaccttgctAAAGCGACACTTGACTGGTTCAGTTCGTGGGCCAAATCTCGTCAGGGGGGTCCCTACGAGACTCAAagatggcagaaaatgccactttTCGACTGTTGCCAAATCTCGTTTTATTGTGACATGACATTTGGTGGCATGAAGAGATGGATTGTGAGGCTTTTAGCCAAGTTTCCGAATCAGGGCCTCGACTGttgaaaaaatgcacttttttaagTAGCTgaaacaacacttttctggGGGGACCAAATCCACCACACATTCATTGGAGGTCCCGGGAGAAacgaaaaatggaaaaaaaaattatacgaCCTACTCACTCTTGATCATTTGCATAGTAAATGCTCATCATTTAATTAATAGGATCGCTCCTGAAGTAATTAAAGACCGTCACCACTTTCCAAAAGAAAAATCAGACCAACAAAATAAGACTGCAACTTTCTGTATTAGAGTAGAATAGAAGGGATGGATCCAGCACACTGAATAGAAGAAGCATGGATGCTCAGTGTTCATGCAGACCAGCAGGGGCCAGGAACGGGAGGGGGCACCAAGTACAAATGGCCAAGTGTGAGGACGCCCCAAGTACACTTGCGTTGTTGTttataagcccccccccccccccccaatctaaTGCCCTTGTAGTTGCATTGAAGGAGAACAAAGTTGTTCTTAagaatgctgctgctgcagagACTTTGTtaccttttgtgtttttggtaTCATTTTACAATATCACATTACAATGGTGTACTGTACATCAGGGCACTCTAGTGCATGATGGGATAAATAACAAGGCTGTCctttggctgtccgtcaagacacagggTGATCCTTGACCCAAATGAAGGCCCTTACTGGTGCCGACTGCTGCACAATAACCATCAGAAGGCATctgctggaaaaacaaaaaaggaattcAAAGATCTCGTCTCTTTCAATGCCACAAAACTGCCCAGTTAGACTTTGtcagggagcatcaaacatggggaaaggtggaaaaaagctCTCCAATGTTACCGTGACGGTTCAGATGTCTTCCAACTATACTgccatgacaaggagatcccacctgagatgttttctaccctcacagtggaggggggtccAACATGATCTGATCTGGGGAGCTTCAGGTGGTTCAGGGTCGTCAAATGGCGAATAGTTACGTGCAAATTTTGCAGCagacaacgctgcagttcacaatgctcacttgaccaaggacttcttcagggcgaataacatcactctttcttttggaccatcctgatTCAAATCCCAtaaagaacatttggggatggattgcaagggaagtttataaaaatggccatcagttccagacagttgatgcccTTTTTAGAGCAATGTTCCCAAACACTCACATCAAGCATACTCAAAACaatttttgaagtgattaacaagaacAGTGGAGCTACAAATTACTGAGTCCTACTGAGAATTTCTTTTGTTCTGGTTTGGAGAGTTTATTGTAATGTTTTGAGCAAAGGTCTTTTGATGAGCTGATAGAAAGCCTATTTCAgtttgttgttttcaataaattactTAAAGTGCTTTTTGCCACACTCCCCCTTTGTGCCAAAAAAGGTGTATTGTACTGAATGCCAGCAAGAAACTCCTACAGATGTTCCACCAGTCTGGTATTGCCAGGGTGGTCTGCTGGGGAAGCGGCACCTCTAGAAGGACCCCCTTCAGGCTGGACAAACTAATAAGGAGGTCTAGGTCTGTCATTGAAATGAAGATGATGGTTGCATAGAGAAAATCTCTAATCGATGACACCAGCCACTCTCTGCAGGGCGTCATCAAAAAAGATCAATGTGAAAGGCTGCTCTTCCCCTGGAgactataaacacacacacacacacacacacacacacacatatatatatatatacacaaaaaagACTTTGAGAAAAGAAACAACTTTTATGAGATTCATTAATATAGCATGATGTTCCATATTCCATTTATCCAGTTGTTTATTTAGTGCATCAACATTAAGATCATAGATCGTAGATTTCATCCATTTGCTTTTCAGTCACATTTCCTTCAGCCCATCAGCATCTTCTTTCTTAACCAGAATCTGTGGAGGAAAGATTCTGTGTTGAGAATCTTAAGATAGAGTAGTTCTATCTCTATTCTGTATTTATGCATTCATAGCATTTATGTCACCTGCAAGAATACAAATCTGCTTTAGAGTGAAAAGGGACGTATATTCCATCCTATGACTGACCACACTGTTCTTAGCTGTCTAGCTGTGTTATAGATATGAGTGCTAAACGGCACATGTTGCCTGTCATTGAATTGTACGTTTTATATACAGTGTAgccttgttttttattgtttttggaacatgttaatgtaaaaaacctgtacttgtatgacagttaaaattatcatttaattttccatttatttttgggggaaaatgttttgaaattgGAACAAATTGGAGGTAAACCTGAGTCCTTTTCATAGAAAGAaaacaagaggaggaagaggaataaCTCAAGTGATGGATATTCTATTCATACTAATTATGACTAGTGCATTTATTGGTAAAATGTAtctttggggcggcacggcggtcgagtggttagcgcgcagaccagggttcaattccaccctcggccatctctgtgtggagtttgcatgttctccccgtgcatgcgtgggttttctccaggtattccggtttcctcccacattccaaaaacatgctaggttaattggcgactccaaattgtccataggtatgaatgcgagtgtgaatggttgtttgtctatatgtgccttgtgattggctggcgaccagttaggggtgtaccccgcgtctcgccccaagacagctgggataggctccagcacccccgcgaaaaaaaaaaagcggtagaaaatgaatgaattaatgtatctTTGGACTCACTTCCCCTTCCTTACCTTCACATCCAATTGGTTCACTCCACTTGCCATTTACACATGTTGCAAAACCTCCAATTTTTCCAGCTGGTTGTATACAGCGATATTGTATGATATCACCATTCATGTATTTGTCTTTATCCACAGTGAAGGTTATCGTCTGGTCAGCATCTTTGGGCTTGGGGCAGTAtgctaaaataacaaaatcCGACCATAAATATCCCCTGGATCATCCAGTATTAACAATTGGTAGTATTTACTTACGAGTACACTTTATGTCCGCCATGTCCCATTTGCCATTTTGGCATGTGATAGTGTCATCTCCGTCTATCATATAGTTCTTACGGCACTTAAAGGTTACTTGAGAGCCTGACAAGTATTCTGTCTgaaatgatgttaaaatgacGGCATTCTCCACTTTAGGGGGTGGACTGCAGGTCTCGGCCACAGCTGTAAGACATAAGATAAGGATCAGTTATTTATACAAATACTCCAAAAATACAACCATAAGGTTTTGTTGtgggtgttgtgttgtgttgtgaagTGAAGGTGACTCACGAGAGCAGATTGTGTTGAGCGGTAAACCATTTGAATCCCATTTGCCTTTGATGCACAAAATGTGGTCCAGCTGAGTTTGGTATCCACTCTTGCAAATAATCTGGAGGCTCTGGTCTTGTCCATGTCCGGTCCTTTGAAGTTTGACTTTTGCATTAGGAATCACAGGTAATTCCCCACACTTATCGTTTTCTGTAGTCAGCACAACAATGAATGTAGTCAGTAGATTGAAGTTAAAATCAAGGTTGGCGTATAATTGGGAGGTATTTTACAAAGCATGCTTGCAGGATGAGATTaaagaaaaagatgaaatacaTAAAGTCCATCTATAATCTATAGCGtgtatcctcactagagttgttggggtatgctggagcctatcccagctgtcttatgtCAAGCTTAAACTAAACATGTTGTCCAAAATCCGGCccatggtatatatatatatatatatatatatatatatatattcttttttttttttaattggcccttGGCATGTTCTGCATgcggctataggggtgctatttcacatctacagggctctaataatattaaaaaacatatttagaaagtcgtaaACATGTCTCCTGTGCTCTAACtctattatccatccattttttatatcctaattttatattttgtaaatataaagCAACCCATGtagatatagtaaatatagtttcaaaaatgcatctcagaatgtttgtgatataggtgaaaaagccattttttttgtattattacttcattcccataatattttcactttatttccataatattataacatttaccACAATgcaattttcccaaaatgacttttttgttttgtctctcataatattagaacttttaaaaaataacactttGTGTCTTTAATGTTTCTCTCTATGATATGTaagtttattcttgcaaaattgacTTTCCAATTCTTCTTCTAATTTACTttgtcttgtaatattatgtctttattcccataacatttagattttattgttACAGCTTTAAAacatttgtttgtcataatattaacagcattttctttaacatttcaacctgatgctacaaaaatgacgttatttttccccataatgttatgttattctcgtaaaattacaacttttttgttcaatcatgtttttctctttgtgAGAAGCACCGGCAGTGCTGTGGAGGTCTTTAGAACCAGGATTGAGGGGGTCCGAGGGCAAGAAttattgccgtttttttttttttttttaggaattaaGGAGAAACATTGCATACCTGACCTTGTAAAAACGTCTATTCATTTGAAGcaacagtgataactaagcaatTTACTGAATGAAAAGGTTGCTTGTGCTCTGGCTGGACGACCATCATCAACGATGTGTCCCACTGAGTCTTATGTGGATTTAAGAAGACACCTTCTGCAGAGTCTCCTGCAACTTCTGCCTCATTGCTCCTCCCAATGGACCACaggaataatgtaataatattctCTTTTCACAACCACGTCAAGTATTAGttctttatactgtattttatgtccttCATGTGCTCTTTGTACAATGTGAATGACCCAGGAGTTAACCCTTCTGTGATTTCATAAAAGCATTCCAACAGTATGGCCGTACAAGGTCCTTACCAATACATTGTTCCAGTCCAATCCAGAGGCCATCAATGCATTTTGCTTCACCCCACCACCCTTTAGTGGGAAGTTTGTAACCATCATTGCATGTGTAGTAGAGCATGCTATGTGATGGGCCAACAGCAAAGCCATGGGTCACGTCAGGTTTTAGACAAGCTGgagttcaaagacaccacatcACATCAGGTCAGATTTCAAACGTAGTCTAACGTACATGAATATGGTTTTGTGATTTCACCTGAACAGTTCTGAATCCCAGTCCACATGCCAAATTCACAGGTAACTGTGAACTGTCGGTCGGCATCGTTGTTACATGCGTACCGGACACGGTCACCTTGGTTGTAAATGTCCTTCCTATTGCGGACAATATCTGCATTGCTGAGGTCGAGTTCCTCACATGTTTGTGCTGAAACAAGGAGTATAGTATTTagcaaaaaatacacaagacAGGATGTAGTTGACATGATTTTGTCAGTGTAAAAAATTGTCAGTGTCAAAATTACACCTTTTTCACCCCCAAAATATAACAACAGCACCACTTGCTACTGGTTACCAATACCAGTTCAGGAACATAGCGATTCCGATGTGTGGTGTTCTATGAGCATTGTCAATATGGCTGTATATGTTGTTCTTGGTAACAGTTTTATCTCATTCTATTTTAAAATTGTTGTCCCTTACCTTTACAAGGTCCATAACCTTGCCAACCATTTTCTCGACAGGTGAGAGTGAATCTTTCTCGAGAACCCTTGCAGACAAAATCTGCCGTTTCATACTCTCTGTAGAGCTCCTTGTATTCATCCAAAGTGTTTGCATTCAGGATATCCTTACTGTCAcacattatttctggaacaaaaaATATTCGTTAGCATACACCTGAAGTGATTCAATCATATTTTGTGAATAAATTTTTGttataatgaataaaaactaTGAAACAATGAAAAACTGTAGTTTTCTCAAATATGCAGACCTAAAATAATCACACATGCTCAATGAATACAGTATAAAAGTAAATAACCAACAAGGGGTGTGCTGCTTCTGTAGTAGCAGAAACTCTTTTGAAGGAAGCCCGCTGAGGATTTTGTTTTGGGTTGTCACACTATCGGTAAAATGAGCCAGAATGCGTCATAATGAAAATTAGTGGTTTATTCCTGGATATTATAAGTGTATTCTAAAAATTTTGACTGCATTCTGATTGCATTCTGCACGTTATTCATTTTGTGTCTGGATTCTAAGCGGAAAAATATAGGAAAGGTATTCAAAATGTACTCTGATTGCATTCtaaatattgtactgtattccAACAGCATTCCAAACATTCTAGTAGCATAAAAAGAACGTAGCTGGCTCctgttgaaatattattatgtcACCTTATTCACATCACTCCACCTGTGCTTGCCAGCGCGGACAGTGCAGAAGAGCTAAAACCCTAAAACTCCCTAAACGTCACTTACCATGGAAGTGCCACCAATTCACATCACGTCATGCcgccaaggaaaaaaaaggatttaaGCTTATGAATTCTGGCTGGTTCACACAAGGTTATGGCTACAAGCGGCAGAAATCACTATCTTCCGTTCGGGAGGGGACCTAATTTGTCTCCACACAAAGAGGACCCAGTTGGTGTGACTCAGGTATCTATTTTGGATTCCTCCCTGCGGAGGTTGgccagagattaaaaaaaaaaggccacacTGCTAAAACTCAACCTCTGCAAGCAGAAGTAAATGGATTGAAGAAAAGATTACATTGCAATTTTAGGATTGGATTAAAATGCTTTTTGAAGATTGTTAAATCATGTGCCATGTGATAAATAGGAGTCTACAAGGAAATGGACATTACCTTGACAGGGTGGGTTTGGTTTCCATCCATCTCTGGTGCATTTGACCATTGTCGCgccatttgtgtgtttgtatccCGACttacacacataattaacagaaGCACCCAACCTTATCCTCTGCCCCCAGTAGACATCCCAGTATGACACAGATGGGTCTCTTTGGTTTCTGCAAGTAACCTCTACAATAGAAGGACACGTGTATATTTAGTGATCAAGACCACACAGTTTTTCAGTtacaatggtgtgaaaaagtgtcacCGCTTTCCTGATTtaacttaactgagattaattgaggtTATAGAGcgatttctaaagctttggaactacagcaaaccacagtgagagtcattatcaACAAATACTAAAAgtatggaacagtggtgaaccttcccaggattGTCCGGCCAAACTAAATTAATTAGAGCGCAGCAACAACTCAACcatgaggtcacaaaagaccccacaactacatccaaagaactgcaggcctcatttgTCTTGACTCCAGCTTAacaaagacactgggcaaaaacggttccaagacgaaaaccacagctgaacaaaaataaatgaaggcttgtctcaattttaccagaaaatacattttgacctttgggaaaatactggtctgatgagacataGGGTGAATGTCCtattacatctggcataaaagttacaccgcatttcagaaaaagaaattaatttcagcagtaaaatatggtggtggtagtgtgatcgTGCTTCAAGACCTGGAATATTTTCTATGATAAACGGAACCATCAGTTCTGCTTTCTAGCAAAATATCATGagggagaatgtccggccatctattcatgacctcaagctgaaaccaacttgggttctgcagcaggacaatgatccaaaacacaccagcaagtccacctctaaatggctgaagaaaaacaaaatgaagactttggaatgGCCacgtcaaagtcctgacctgaatgaccttaaaaaggcgattcatgctggaaaaccctccagtACAGCTGAAttgcaacaattctgcaaaatgagtgggccaaaaatCCTCCAAaagtgctgtaagagactcactgcaagttacatatcgcaaacgcttgattgcagttgttgctgctaagggtccAACCAGTTATTGggttcactttttcacacacggccatgtagatttggatttgtttttctcccttaataataaaatgtttcatttcaaaactggtctagtggtt is a window of Doryrhamphus excisus isolate RoL2022-K1 chromosome 5, RoL_Dexc_1.0, whole genome shotgun sequence DNA encoding:
- the LOC131129900 gene encoding complement factor H-like — translated: MFRGTQDKMISITRSCVLLLWMHILPSIKCQECTTDDFVKGPLFDSNFDVTNLDVAYPNGQQVRVACAVGYSGFFKLTCVGGKWQSRGTKCQPRPCGHPGEAQFADFHLEQGDDFVFGSQVKYTCHKGYQMVSRINYRRCMLDGWSGLIPVCEVIQCPAVDVDSNVAVTGDTEEANFGNVLQFSCKKSNEILVGSSVMSCDENGEWSSTPPKCEETKCTVPVIENGFVPGNTKEYKEDDILFYQCNPKYNQAEGRPSKCTKIGMRAEWSPAPSCESIKCKVTLPSIDGTSYEPAFKSLFSPGETIQVTCGHNYWILNTQQTSTVSTCGDNGKWTIRPICQEVTCRNQRDPSVSYWDVYWGQRIRLGASVNYVCKSGYKHTNGATMVKCTRDGWKPNPPCQEIMCDSKDILNANTLDEYKELYREYETADFVCKGSRERFTLTCRENGWQGYGPCKAQTCEELDLSNADIVRNRKDIYNQGDRVRYACNNDADRQFTVTCEFGMWTGIQNCSACLKPDVTHGFAVGPSHSMLYYTCNDGYKLPTKGWWGEAKCIDGLWIGLEQCIENDKCGELPVIPNAKVKLQRTGHGQDQSLQIICKSGYQTQLDHILCIKGKWDSNGLPLNTICSPVAETCSPPPKVENAVILTSFQTEYLSGSQVTFKCRKNYMIDGDDTITCQNGKWDMADIKCTPYCPKPKDADQTITFTVDKDKYMNGDIIQYRCIQPAGKIGGFATCVNGKWSEPIGCEVKPCPLPENTPNGRFQLIQGDDFVFGSTIKYLCDEGYQMVSKTDTRTCLLEKWTNHVPICEPLLCDPPPTHGGITVKGLPDNADGILPDRFLTFSCDIPGKQLHGSSLLICGKDGLWDKPFPTCEDIACTVGAPQPHLIVDELPAGNQTIRIGHKLRFRCSDDYALDGPEEIKCLPTGEWNLPFPTCSEPCQVTGIPGNVRLSTHLRGTQARKGQKLRFYCRLRAEMLHGKEEVECLPNGLWSDPFPTCGAPLECQRPPYLSGGDTKYSTKSTYAHNERVEYTCQNYYIMEGDPYQICKNGQWTGQMKCLKPCTVNRELMSKHNVVFRYRRDDKLYSTHNDIIEFWCTRGTRHDGVLSMRQKCIDGLMDLPTCQ